From Scomber scombrus chromosome 21, fScoSco1.1, whole genome shotgun sequence, one genomic window encodes:
- the LOC134003780 gene encoding clarin-3 — protein MPSTKKTLHFMSSALLTSISVGLLGFGMSTQWAIMTMECARGGSGLYNGTATVTLELFEGLMDRVSCPTFGAETDFEVFPKLSGTGIASLVLHALSLCLLCLCLLCSAGSILISLYNSVSNPYETYMGPIGVYVCSSISTCLSVLVLILFVVNVNLTSMAEELVMSFNEDVDLKNKSVEMQVGYYLLIPYAVLSLLALSLIYMYDHAAYTQRREQQRPTEDAPKEIMMY, from the exons ATGCCTTCCACTAAGAAGACTCTACATTTTATGTCCAGTGCGCTGCTTACTTCCATATCAGTTGGGTTATTGGGGTTTGGCATGTCAACACAATGGGCTATAATGACCATGGAGTGCGCAAGAGGTGGCAGTGGCCTCTACAATGGAACTGCTACAGTCACTTTGGAACTTTTTGAAGGATTAATGGACAGAGTCTCTTGTCCTACTTTTGGAGCTGAAACTGATTTTGAAG TGTTTCCTAAGTTGTCAGGAACGGGAATTGCCTCTCTGGTCCTGCATGCTTTGTCTTTGTGCCTGTTGTGCCTGTGTCTGTTGTGCTCTGCTGGCAGCATCCTTATCTCCCTCTACAACAGCGTCAGTAACCCTTATGAGACCTACATGGGGCCTATCGGTGTCTACGTCTGCAGCTCAATCAGCA CATGTTTGTCCGTTTTGGTTCTCATCTTATTTGTGGTGAATGTCAACTTGACCAGCATGGCAGAGGAATTGGTGATGAGCTTCAATGAGGACGTGGACCTGAAGAACAAGTCTGTAGAAATGCAGGTCGGATACTACCTGCTCATCCCTTACGCAGTGCTCTCTCTCCTCGCCCTCAGCTTAATCTACATGTATGACCATGCAGCCTACACCCAGAGGAGAGAACAGCAGAGGCCTACTGAAGATGCACCCAAAGAGATAATGATGTATTAG